Proteins encoded in a region of the Haloglomus salinum genome:
- a CDS encoding purple acid phosphatase family protein has translation MTRDTTASTDGETSEGARDDDQGQLSRRGVLRGSAALGAAPIIASAAGAAEAGIGDGPQGIHVACGQEPTSMMTVAFTGAPAATGATVRYGEPGDLDTTTSATGRPVPGRDAMAYTATLTGLAPDTAYAYEVELNGTSSERRRFRTAPSYDGDTGTDGFTITQVGDHGAADPDNPGQRPGDAHPRMVMAIAEALDPDMQLLSGDISYSNGKPSTWELYFDVHEDYYGGTADRPATPFMTVPGNHEAEVGTGMVQYDRRLNDAMPIYDPDIDVVSKQRWWDIVYENAFIMGLNTTADACGDLARAEEFVPLYDPRCETEQGLTYGAVQERYMRSALQRAEDDEDVKWKIVTFHGPLWTTSPDHEPRRDLQERWGPIFDEYDVDLVLHGDNHVYERTKPIRHTDDLLTYSERRAPARTPAGESAPPPAEAAEGLELPFDEEDPHGTTFIVNGTGGVSHYPLGVKEKYMDTTTGEFFGITRLDIDEGSIDVQYVAAPPLAAQDLDESTPLTDDFDPTGDAVRVVDEFSIVKDSRGRPTQVEGTPSGPTTPQRLAVAGRRTDDGSLFTAGSTNQMTVEVTEANDAVELRDRIPAAWTVVGGEVERVEPGPEGTGTKYVYLDPSAPDDEGGRLRADYFVEAPSDADGTGKYTFGPVQARGTEQYRDAGWTAVAGTTSTERVVGIGTQGLL, from the coding sequence ATGACGCGCGACACCACAGCCAGCACGGACGGGGAAACGTCGGAGGGGGCACGAGACGACGACCAGGGGCAACTCTCCCGGCGAGGCGTCCTGCGGGGCAGCGCGGCACTGGGTGCGGCGCCCATCATCGCCAGCGCTGCGGGGGCGGCCGAGGCCGGCATCGGCGACGGGCCGCAGGGCATCCACGTCGCCTGCGGGCAGGAGCCGACAAGCATGATGACCGTCGCGTTCACCGGCGCGCCCGCCGCGACCGGGGCGACCGTGCGCTACGGCGAGCCGGGCGACCTCGACACGACCACGAGCGCGACCGGCCGGCCCGTCCCCGGCAGGGACGCGATGGCGTACACAGCCACGCTGACGGGGCTCGCGCCCGACACGGCGTACGCCTACGAGGTCGAACTGAACGGGACGTCCTCGGAACGACGGCGCTTCCGGACCGCGCCCAGCTACGACGGGGACACGGGGACGGACGGGTTCACCATCACGCAGGTCGGCGACCACGGCGCCGCCGACCCCGACAACCCCGGCCAGCGGCCCGGCGACGCCCATCCGCGGATGGTGATGGCCATCGCCGAGGCGCTCGACCCCGATATGCAGCTGCTGTCGGGTGACATCTCCTACTCCAACGGGAAGCCCTCGACGTGGGAGCTGTACTTCGACGTCCACGAGGACTACTACGGCGGGACCGCGGACCGCCCCGCGACCCCGTTCATGACGGTCCCGGGCAACCACGAGGCCGAGGTCGGGACCGGGATGGTCCAGTACGACCGGCGGCTCAACGACGCGATGCCCATCTACGACCCCGACATCGACGTCGTCTCGAAGCAGCGGTGGTGGGACATCGTCTACGAGAACGCCTTCATCATGGGGCTGAACACGACGGCGGACGCCTGCGGCGACCTCGCGCGGGCCGAGGAGTTCGTCCCGCTGTACGACCCCCGCTGCGAGACCGAGCAGGGACTCACCTACGGGGCGGTCCAGGAGCGGTACATGCGGTCGGCGCTCCAGCGTGCCGAGGACGACGAGGACGTGAAATGGAAGATCGTCACCTTCCACGGTCCGCTCTGGACCACCTCGCCGGACCACGAGCCGCGGCGGGACCTGCAGGAACGCTGGGGCCCCATCTTCGACGAGTACGACGTGGACCTCGTGCTCCACGGGGACAACCACGTCTACGAGCGCACGAAGCCCATCCGGCACACCGACGACCTGCTGACCTACTCGGAGCGCCGAGCCCCGGCGCGGACGCCCGCCGGGGAGAGCGCCCCGCCGCCGGCAGAGGCCGCCGAGGGCCTCGAGTTGCCGTTCGACGAGGAGGACCCACACGGGACGACCTTCATCGTCAACGGGACCGGCGGCGTGAGCCACTACCCGCTCGGCGTGAAGGAGAAGTACATGGACACGACGACGGGCGAGTTCTTCGGCATCACCCGGCTGGACATCGACGAGGGATCCATCGACGTGCAGTACGTCGCGGCGCCGCCGCTCGCGGCCCAGGACCTGGACGAATCCACGCCCCTGACCGACGACTTCGACCCGACCGGGGACGCCGTCCGGGTCGTCGACGAGTTCTCCATCGTCAAGGACAGCCGCGGCCGCCCGACGCAGGTCGAGGGGACGCCCAGCGGGCCGACGACGCCACAACGGCTCGCGGTGGCCGGCCGCCGGACCGACGACGGCAGCCTCTTCACCGCCGGCAGCACGAACCAGATGACCGTCGAGGTCACCGAGGCCAACGATGCGGTCGAACTGCGCGACCGGATTCCGGCGGCGTGGACCGTGGTCGGTGGCGAGGTCGAGCGTGTCGAACCCGGCCCCGAGGGGACCGGGACGAAGTACGTCTACCTCGACCCGTCAGCGCCCGACGACGAGGGGGGCCGGCTCCGCGCAGACTACTTCGTGGAGGCCCCCAGCGACGCCGACGGCACGGGCAAGTACACCTTCGGGCCCGTCCAGGCACGCGGAACCGAGCAGTACCGGGACGCGGGCTGGACCGCGGTCGCGGGCACGACCAGCACCGAGCGCGTGGTGGGCATCGGCACGCAGGGACTGCTCTGA
- a CDS encoding hybrid sensor histidine kinase/response regulator — translation MDSPSDPRRVLHVDDDQAFLELTAEFLERESDALVVTTATSVDEATAILDRESFDCIVSDYDMPGTSGLTFLERVRERHPDLPFVLFTGKGSEEVASEAITAGVTDYLQKGGGTERFALLANRIQKAVERYRSERALEERNRRLETLISNLPGIVYRCENAPAWPMSYVAGECEQLVGYPAAAIEDGDISWGEDVLHPEDQEMAWQTVQDAVESGEPFELTYRIVDADGEVRWMWERGRAVDVADAPWADALNREGADAERQTVDTVALEGFITDITEPKEREQELREQRAFTETIMDAFDDIVYVFDHGGNFIEWNDRATVVSGYADEELAEMGPLDFIADEDVERVADSIQEIYETGRSHVEAGLVMADGSRVPYEFRGRALTDDDGEPWGFCGIARDISERRRNERELESRNERLDEFASIVSHDLRNPLNVAEGHLELVQEECDSDHLEPVERAHDRMDALIEELLTLGREGESVEAPTPVPLTDVVSASWKHVDTGDATLTVETDRHVRADAPRLQRLLENLVHNAVTHGTDDDTAADITVTVGCLPDDAGFYVADNGCGIPSDERQAVLDPGYSTSEGGTGFGLTIVRRIADAHGWDLSLAESEAGGVRVEVRNVGFD, via the coding sequence ATGGACTCGCCGAGCGACCCGAGACGGGTACTCCACGTCGACGACGACCAGGCGTTCCTCGAACTGACGGCGGAGTTCCTCGAACGCGAGAGCGACGCCCTCGTCGTGACGACGGCGACGAGCGTCGACGAGGCGACGGCCATCCTCGACCGGGAGTCGTTCGACTGTATCGTGAGCGACTACGATATGCCCGGCACCAGCGGGCTGACGTTCCTCGAACGGGTTCGCGAGCGCCACCCCGACCTGCCGTTCGTCCTGTTCACGGGCAAGGGGAGCGAGGAGGTCGCCAGCGAGGCAATCACCGCGGGCGTCACCGACTACCTGCAGAAGGGGGGCGGCACCGAACGGTTCGCGCTGCTGGCCAACCGCATCCAGAAGGCCGTCGAGCGCTACCGCTCCGAGCGGGCACTGGAGGAGCGCAACCGCCGGCTCGAGACGCTCATCAGCAACCTTCCCGGCATCGTCTACCGCTGCGAGAACGCGCCGGCCTGGCCGATGAGCTACGTGGCCGGGGAGTGCGAACAGCTGGTCGGCTACCCCGCCGCCGCCATCGAGGACGGCGACATCTCGTGGGGTGAGGACGTCCTCCACCCCGAGGACCAGGAGATGGCATGGCAGACGGTACAGGACGCCGTCGAGAGCGGCGAACCGTTCGAACTCACCTACCGCATCGTCGACGCCGACGGCGAGGTGCGGTGGATGTGGGAGCGCGGCCGAGCCGTCGACGTGGCGGACGCGCCGTGGGCCGACGCTCTCAACCGCGAGGGAGCCGACGCCGAGCGCCAGACCGTCGACACGGTGGCGCTGGAGGGGTTCATCACGGACATCACCGAGCCCAAGGAGCGCGAACAGGAACTCCGCGAGCAGCGCGCGTTCACCGAGACCATCATGGACGCGTTCGACGACATCGTCTACGTCTTCGACCACGGGGGGAACTTCATCGAGTGGAACGACCGGGCGACGGTCGTCTCGGGCTACGCGGACGAGGAACTGGCCGAGATGGGACCGCTCGACTTCATCGCGGACGAGGACGTCGAGCGCGTCGCGGACTCCATCCAGGAGATCTACGAGACCGGTCGCTCCCACGTCGAGGCCGGCCTCGTCATGGCCGACGGTTCGAGGGTCCCCTACGAGTTCCGGGGCCGGGCGCTCACCGACGATGACGGCGAGCCCTGGGGCTTCTGTGGTATCGCCCGCGATATCTCGGAGCGCCGGCGCAACGAGCGCGAACTGGAGTCGCGCAACGAGCGCCTCGACGAGTTCGCCTCCATCGTCAGCCACGACCTCCGCAACCCGCTGAACGTGGCCGAGGGACACCTCGAACTGGTCCAGGAGGAGTGTGACTCCGACCACCTCGAGCCCGTCGAACGGGCCCACGACCGGATGGACGCACTCATCGAGGAGCTCCTGACACTCGGCCGCGAGGGCGAGTCCGTCGAGGCCCCCACTCCGGTCCCGCTGACGGATGTCGTATCGGCGAGCTGGAAGCACGTCGACACGGGGGACGCGACGCTCACCGTCGAGACCGACCGGCACGTCCGGGCCGATGCCCCCCGGCTCCAGCGCCTCCTCGAGAACCTCGTTCACAACGCCGTGACACACGGCACGGACGACGACACGGCGGCCGATATCACCGTCACCGTCGGCTGCCTGCCGGACGATGCGGGCTTCTACGTGGCCGACAACGGCTGCGGTATCCCGTCCGACGAGCGTCAAGCCGTCCTGGACCCGGGCTACTCCACGAGCGAGGGCGGGACCGGGTTCGGCCTCACCATCGTCCGGCGCATCGCCGACGCCCACGGCTGGGACCTGTCGCTCGCCGAGAGCGAGGCTGGCGGCGTCCGGGTTGAAGTCCGGAACGTGGGGTTCGACTGA
- a CDS encoding tyrosine-type recombinase/integrase → MSGLDPIAPAEAKQMYLQQRKQEVSESTIQAHHYRLKHFVRWCENVENVENLNTLSGRDLQRYKMWRREDGDLNNVTMVTQLSTLRVFLKWCEKIDAVEPGTFEKVLLPSLATNEDRRTAMLDGEAAEKLINYLQQFEFATRTHALVQLLWHTGLRIGAAHSLDIKDYDRENQHVEVRHRPEKGTRLKNKEAGERIVTLSPDVCDTLDAYLEYNRVEAKDDHGRRPLFTSRHGRVAKSSLRDSIYRVTRPCKYTGECPHDRDLDSCEALETNKASTCPSSVSPHAIRRGSITHHLAQDVPDKVVSDRMNVSLDVLEKHYDRRSEEEKADQRRDYLKGI, encoded by the coding sequence ATGTCAGGACTCGACCCCATCGCCCCGGCCGAGGCGAAGCAGATGTATCTCCAACAGCGGAAGCAAGAGGTATCAGAATCGACCATTCAGGCACATCACTACCGCCTGAAACACTTCGTGCGCTGGTGCGAGAACGTGGAAAACGTGGAGAACTTGAACACGTTGAGCGGGCGTGACCTCCAGCGATACAAGATGTGGCGGCGGGAGGACGGCGACCTCAACAACGTCACGATGGTCACGCAGTTGTCCACGCTTCGCGTCTTCCTGAAGTGGTGCGAGAAGATCGACGCGGTGGAGCCGGGAACTTTCGAGAAGGTGCTGCTGCCATCGCTCGCCACCAACGAGGACCGACGAACGGCGATGCTCGACGGGGAGGCGGCCGAGAAACTCATCAACTATCTCCAGCAGTTCGAGTTCGCTACCCGTACGCACGCACTCGTCCAGCTCCTCTGGCACACTGGTCTGCGAATCGGTGCGGCTCACAGCCTCGACATCAAGGACTATGACCGCGAGAATCAACACGTTGAGGTGCGGCACCGGCCCGAGAAGGGAACCCGACTCAAGAACAAGGAAGCCGGCGAGCGGATTGTCACGCTGTCTCCGGATGTCTGTGACACCCTGGATGCCTATCTGGAGTACAACCGCGTTGAGGCGAAGGACGACCACGGACGCCGCCCGCTGTTCACCAGTCGGCACGGACGCGTGGCTAAGAGTTCACTGCGGGACAGCATCTACCGAGTCACGCGGCCTTGCAAATACACGGGGGAGTGTCCCCACGACCGCGACCTGGACTCCTGTGAGGCCCTGGAGACGAACAAGGCGAGTACCTGCCCCTCGAGCGTCAGCCCGCACGCGATTCGGCGCGGGTCGATTACGCATCATCTGGCACAGGACGTTCCAGACAAGGTGGTCAGCGACCGGATGAACGTCAGTCTTGACGTGCTGGAGAAGCACTACGACCGGCGGAGTGAGGAGGAGAAGGCAGATCAGCGGAGGGACTATCTGAAGGGAATCTAA
- a CDS encoding type II toxin-antitoxin system VapC family toxin, producing MKRYTADTNALLGYLVDVLPAAAENVFSRAERGTAVVEAPDVVFGEVFYRLRGGTDVSGVDLDLTPAESWRNLHVNGPVNVASLDAASMSELIQLVEEYSLHDAMLVANHTARGTDAIVTRDPDLGDVRNVTTLWD from the coding sequence ATGAAGCGGTACACCGCCGATACGAACGCGCTGCTCGGGTACCTCGTCGACGTACTCCCGGCGGCTGCCGAGAACGTGTTCTCCCGGGCCGAACGGGGGACGGCCGTGGTCGAGGCCCCGGATGTCGTCTTCGGCGAGGTGTTCTACCGATTGCGCGGCGGGACCGACGTCAGCGGTGTCGATCTCGACCTGACGCCGGCCGAGAGCTGGCGGAACCTCCACGTCAACGGCCCCGTGAATGTCGCGAGTCTCGACGCTGCCTCGATGTCGGAGCTCATCCAGCTCGTCGAGGAGTACTCGCTTCACGACGCGATGCTCGTCGCGAACCATACGGCACGCGGCACGGACGCCATCGTCACTCGTGACCCCGACCTCGGGGACGTGCGGAACGTCACGACGCTCTGGGATTGA
- a CDS encoding AbrB/MazE/SpoVT family DNA-binding domain-containing protein — MGTGTDDESSDPRTTRVSEKGQTTIPKEFRDELGVEAGDEVEWYRTEDGLVIRKHIESGRGALLSNEDEETRRAVFEDLAEQNRRDRGSAAWNTGE, encoded by the coding sequence ATGGGGACCGGCACCGACGACGAGAGCAGCGACCCACGGACCACCCGTGTCTCGGAGAAGGGCCAGACGACCATCCCGAAGGAGTTCCGCGACGAACTCGGGGTCGAGGCCGGTGACGAGGTCGAGTGGTACCGCACCGAGGATGGACTCGTCATCAGGAAGCACATCGAGAGCGGTCGTGGCGCCCTCCTGAGCAACGAGGACGAGGAGACGCGGCGGGCGGTGTTCGAAGACCTCGCCGAGCAGAACCGGCGTGACCGCGGGTCTGCCGCGTGGAACACAGGCGAATGA
- a CDS encoding acyltransferase, with amino-acid sequence MTKRHVELPPEVQARIDQAVAFADRRLSSDDPTGAVVGELLAELHGDRRAYERYLAGRSQAPLERARAASYDPRNALTESEHWAEQELQELREAKYLNYLWRGFDGSPLANNIAFALPFRRLLASHLFAEVGEDVRLFGGIKIQCGHNIVMGDNVVVHNDVLLDDRGELVIGDRVSIADRSHLHTHSHDVVDQSDVTNYRTVVDDDARLGYDSMVNAGCRVGTNAMVGAGAMVRGDVPDHHIAVGAPAESVKVKPGWETVAHEPGPLENRAAERQLDDDLTGEFEAVDEFGRDLTPPGRSDSNAD; translated from the coding sequence ATGACGAAGCGCCACGTCGAACTGCCCCCGGAGGTCCAGGCGCGCATCGACCAGGCGGTCGCGTTCGCCGACCGGCGGCTCTCCTCCGACGACCCCACGGGTGCCGTCGTGGGCGAGTTGCTGGCGGAGCTCCACGGCGACCGGCGGGCGTACGAGCGCTACCTCGCGGGCCGGTCGCAGGCACCGCTCGAACGGGCGCGGGCGGCGAGCTACGACCCGCGGAACGCGCTCACCGAGTCCGAACACTGGGCCGAACAGGAGCTCCAGGAACTCCGGGAGGCGAAGTACCTGAACTACCTCTGGCGCGGCTTCGACGGGTCCCCGCTGGCGAACAACATCGCGTTCGCGCTGCCGTTCCGCCGGCTGCTGGCCTCGCACCTGTTCGCGGAGGTCGGCGAGGACGTCCGGCTGTTCGGCGGCATCAAGATCCAGTGCGGCCACAACATCGTGATGGGGGACAACGTGGTCGTCCACAACGACGTGCTGCTGGACGACCGCGGAGAACTGGTCATCGGCGACCGGGTCTCCATCGCGGACCGCAGCCACCTCCATACCCACAGCCACGACGTGGTCGACCAGTCCGACGTGACCAACTACCGGACGGTGGTCGACGACGACGCGCGGCTGGGCTACGACTCGATGGTGAACGCCGGCTGTCGCGTCGGGACGAACGCGATGGTGGGGGCGGGCGCGATGGTCCGGGGGGACGTGCCCGACCACCACATCGCGGTCGGGGCGCCCGCAGAGAGCGTGAAGGTGAAGCCCGGCTGGGAGACGGTCGCCCACGAGCCCGGTCCGCTGGAGAACCGGGCCGCGGAACGGCAGCTCGACGACGACCTGACCGGAGAGTTCGAGGCCGTCGACGAGTTCGGCCGCGACCTGACGCCACCGGGGCGCTCGGACTCGAACGCCGACTGA
- a CDS encoding sensor histidine kinase translates to MVSSDSPFSLPDTVLQRASVAGLGFLLLCLSLANIAVSSAPFWLRLVESGLPVGLSLFFLAFGVVLWERGTDPEDMLLISAWGFSGAVVTGALAVWLLAVLTFQRESVTDPIFMVASSATVGATFGGAAGYYHAQLQQTTAELRQRNVRLDEFASIVSHDLRNPLGVASGGLQLAKETGDEADFERVEQAHRRMDQMIGELLTLSQEGRDVTDLKPVSLERTVERARNTVDADLGVVVTDETKLRADPERLTALFENLLRNAHEHAGPDPTVTVGALPGDEGFYVADDGPGIPPDERDEVFNQGYTTASGGTGIGLAIVRRIADAHGWQVAVTESEDGGARFEFRV, encoded by the coding sequence ATGGTTTCCTCCGATTCGCCCTTCTCCCTTCCCGACACCGTGCTCCAGCGGGCCTCCGTCGCGGGGCTCGGCTTCCTGCTGTTGTGCCTCTCGCTGGCCAACATCGCCGTGAGCTCGGCGCCGTTCTGGCTCCGGCTGGTCGAATCCGGGCTTCCGGTCGGGCTGTCGCTGTTCTTCCTCGCCTTCGGCGTCGTGCTCTGGGAGCGCGGCACCGACCCCGAGGATATGCTCCTCATCAGCGCGTGGGGGTTCAGCGGCGCCGTCGTGACGGGGGCGCTCGCGGTCTGGCTACTCGCGGTACTCACGTTCCAGCGCGAGAGCGTCACGGACCCCATCTTCATGGTCGCTTCCTCGGCGACCGTCGGTGCCACGTTCGGCGGCGCCGCGGGCTACTACCACGCCCAGCTCCAGCAGACGACCGCCGAACTCCGCCAGCGCAACGTCCGTCTCGACGAGTTCGCCTCCATCGTCAGCCACGACCTCCGCAATCCGCTCGGGGTCGCCAGCGGCGGCCTCCAGCTCGCGAAGGAGACCGGCGACGAGGCGGACTTCGAGCGCGTCGAGCAGGCCCACCGGCGGATGGATCAGATGATCGGTGAACTCCTCACACTCTCCCAGGAGGGACGCGACGTGACCGATCTCAAGCCGGTCTCGCTGGAGCGGACGGTCGAACGGGCCCGCAACACGGTCGACGCCGACCTCGGGGTGGTCGTTACCGACGAGACGAAGCTCCGTGCCGACCCCGAGCGCCTCACGGCCCTCTTCGAGAACCTGCTCCGAAATGCCCACGAGCATGCCGGCCCCGACCCGACGGTCACGGTCGGCGCGCTCCCCGGGGACGAGGGCTTCTACGTGGCCGATGACGGCCCCGGCATCCCGCCCGACGAACGCGACGAGGTGTTCAATCAGGGGTACACGACCGCCTCCGGCGGAACCGGTATCGGTCTCGCCATCGTCCGGCGCATCGCCGACGCCCACGGCTGGCAGGTGGCAGTGACCGAGAGCGAGGACGGCGGGGCGCGGTTCGAGTTCCGCGTCTGA
- a CDS encoding putative quinol monooxygenase → MIVLNASIPIDPDSRDTAIEAATELAQQSREEDGVIDYRVALDVEDDTTLRIFEQYEDDDAVQSHMGSDHFEAFQGHIPEFVAGDVELHRFDVSEKSRMM, encoded by the coding sequence ATGATCGTACTCAACGCGAGCATCCCTATCGACCCCGACAGCCGCGACACCGCCATCGAGGCCGCCACCGAACTGGCCCAGCAGTCCCGCGAGGAGGACGGCGTCATCGACTACCGCGTCGCGCTCGACGTGGAGGACGATACGACGCTACGCATCTTCGAGCAGTACGAGGACGACGATGCCGTCCAGTCACACATGGGGAGCGACCACTTCGAGGCGTTCCAGGGCCACATTCCGGAGTTCGTCGCCGGCGACGTCGAACTCCACCGGTTCGACGTGAGCGAGAAGTCCCGTATGATGTAG
- a CDS encoding ABC transporter substrate-binding protein has product MSETDDRLSRRRFLQATGGAAAAATVAGCSLNDDGGDGTGGDATPTMFETGTEPSDGDTGGTLQLINDTITTFDPIAATDTASGRVIRQLFEGLTKYPNGEQKPVNQLATNIEVSEDFTTYTVSIAEEVTFHDGSELTAQDIIYSWERLAQSENSNRQYFILDSLGVAHETQDGSYVPGSIEVAATGDHELEIQLAEPFHDSLQMLAYSSFAVAPEGIVGDIEGYEGEMSQSEFATANPIGTGPFQFVEWTEGDHAEVEAYGDYHRDGLPYLDGIYWAVIEEDQPRYTYSTNKNTNILEIPTSKYSRDKVTVVEETDSGQELGFYGPLDSGEASGENVRYVRSPTLTTYYIAFNAKQTPKPVRQAAAYALNREDVVESVFKNRYQPGYNLTPPGIYPGGASAYNSDVEENYPYGIGETRIDDAKQVMEDAGYGEDDRFDLTINAYNSGAFQQLANGLRDKLSSAYINITVEPTDFSTIIEKGNQGTLQCYTLGWLADWPAPDNFLQLMAPALTDVDELGSAATTYTDWDDADTQASEDAQAAWEKIQTNQGPTEEAQQARDEAAVTMEQANWEDVILLNVAHAADERFWYPNTHVAPFGAMGSSRQVHDTTWKDGGGE; this is encoded by the coding sequence ATGTCCGAGACAGACGACCGACTCTCCAGACGGCGATTCCTGCAGGCGACCGGCGGTGCCGCAGCGGCGGCGACGGTCGCCGGGTGTAGTTTGAACGACGACGGCGGTGACGGCACCGGCGGCGATGCCACGCCGACGATGTTCGAGACGGGTACCGAGCCCAGTGACGGTGATACGGGTGGCACCCTCCAGCTCATCAACGACACCATCACCACCTTCGACCCCATCGCGGCGACGGACACGGCCAGCGGCCGTGTCATCCGGCAGCTGTTCGAGGGACTGACGAAGTACCCCAACGGCGAGCAGAAGCCGGTGAACCAGCTCGCGACGAACATCGAGGTGAGCGAGGACTTCACCACCTACACCGTCTCCATCGCGGAGGAGGTGACCTTCCACGACGGGTCGGAGCTGACTGCCCAGGACATCATCTACTCGTGGGAGCGGCTGGCCCAGTCCGAGAACTCCAATCGGCAGTACTTCATCCTCGACAGCCTCGGCGTCGCACACGAGACCCAGGACGGGAGCTACGTGCCCGGGAGCATCGAGGTGGCGGCGACCGGTGACCACGAACTCGAGATCCAGCTCGCCGAGCCGTTCCACGACTCGCTGCAGATGCTGGCCTACTCCTCGTTCGCGGTCGCTCCCGAGGGAATCGTCGGGGATATCGAGGGGTACGAGGGCGAGATGAGCCAGTCCGAGTTCGCCACCGCCAACCCCATCGGCACCGGGCCGTTCCAGTTCGTCGAGTGGACGGAGGGCGACCACGCCGAGGTCGAGGCCTACGGCGACTACCATCGTGATGGGCTCCCCTACCTCGACGGCATCTACTGGGCCGTCATCGAGGAGGACCAGCCTCGCTACACCTACTCGACCAACAAGAACACCAACATCCTCGAGATTCCGACCTCGAAGTACAGCCGGGACAAGGTGACGGTCGTCGAGGAGACGGATTCCGGCCAGGAGCTCGGGTTCTACGGTCCACTGGACTCCGGCGAGGCCTCCGGTGAGAACGTCCGCTACGTCCGGTCGCCGACGCTGACGACCTACTACATCGCGTTCAACGCCAAGCAGACGCCCAAGCCGGTCCGGCAGGCCGCTGCCTACGCCCTCAACCGCGAGGATGTCGTCGAGAGCGTGTTCAAGAACCGCTACCAGCCGGGGTACAACCTGACGCCGCCGGGCATCTACCCGGGCGGCGCGAGCGCCTACAACAGCGACGTCGAGGAGAACTACCCGTACGGTATCGGCGAGACCCGTATCGACGACGCCAAGCAGGTCATGGAGGACGCCGGCTACGGCGAGGACGACCGGTTCGACCTGACCATCAACGCGTACAACTCGGGGGCGTTCCAGCAGCTCGCCAACGGGCTGCGCGACAAGCTCTCCTCGGCGTACATCAACATCACCGTGGAGCCGACGGACTTCTCGACCATCATCGAGAAGGGAAACCAGGGGACACTCCAGTGTTACACGCTGGGGTGGCTGGCCGACTGGCCCGCGCCGGACAACTTCCTCCAGCTGATGGCGCCGGCACTCACCGACGTCGACGAGCTGGGGTCGGCCGCGACGACCTACACGGACTGGGACGACGCCGACACCCAGGCCAGCGAGGACGCACAGGCCGCCTGGGAGAAGATACAGACCAATCAGGGCCCCACCGAGGAGGCTCAGCAGGCCCGCGACGAGGCCGCCGTGACGATGGAGCAGGCCAACTGGGAGGACGTCATCCTTCTGAACGTCGCCCATGCCGCCGACGAGCGGTTCTGGTACCCGAACACGCACGTCGCGCCGTTCGGCGCGATGGGGTCGTCGCGACAGGTCCACGACACCACCTGGAAGGACGGCGGCGGCGAGTAG
- a CDS encoding phosphoglycolate phosphatase, translated as MLPPLAVDIDGTLTDDERALDPRILPPLREWAAEAPVVVATGKALPYPVALCEFLGVPKRVVAENGGAVYVDHEREGDGELRFTGDREAAAAVAREYEAEGYDVGWGPTDFVNRWRETEFAVAHDSPLEPLERIADDHGMHVFDTGFAYHVTSPDVDKGRGLGAAAAALDLEPDAFVAVGDSENDAAMLALAGRSFAVANADTAARAAADTVCEGSYGDGFLEAIETVRESFTE; from the coding sequence GTGCTTCCGCCGCTGGCCGTGGACATCGACGGGACGCTGACCGACGACGAACGGGCGCTCGACCCCCGGATACTGCCCCCACTCCGGGAGTGGGCCGCCGAGGCCCCAGTCGTCGTCGCGACGGGGAAGGCACTCCCGTACCCCGTCGCACTCTGTGAGTTCCTGGGCGTGCCCAAACGCGTCGTCGCGGAGAACGGCGGCGCCGTCTACGTCGACCACGAGCGGGAGGGCGACGGCGAGCTGCGGTTCACGGGCGACCGCGAGGCCGCCGCGGCCGTCGCCCGCGAGTACGAGGCCGAGGGGTACGACGTGGGCTGGGGGCCGACGGACTTCGTCAACCGCTGGCGGGAGACGGAGTTCGCCGTCGCGCACGACTCCCCGCTGGAGCCGCTGGAGCGCATCGCCGACGACCACGGGATGCACGTCTTCGACACCGGCTTCGCCTACCACGTCACCTCTCCCGACGTGGACAAGGGACGGGGACTGGGAGCCGCCGCGGCCGCCCTCGACCTCGAGCCGGACGCGTTCGTCGCGGTCGGTGATTCGGAGAACGACGCCGCGATGCTGGCGCTCGCCGGCCGCTCGTTCGCGGTCGCCAACGCCGACACCGCGGCCCGTGCCGCTGCCGACACGGTCTGTGAGGGTTCGTACGGCGACGGCTTCCTCGAGGCCATCGAGACGGTCCGCGAGTCGTTCACCGAGTGA